A single genomic interval of uncultured Desulfobulbus sp. harbors:
- a CDS encoding PilZ domain-containing protein, with protein sequence MDKLYTDVRFLVADLSPGFGVISDLAEYDFSLPEVAPYKKITNYLLTNGLGEVVQVIRGDSLLYDQAERHSLQEFGLRPIFAKTNREADEKLTANAQRKRIRFYTNNVAIRYASQDKVGTGSLRDISTGGCSVEMATLPVAVGDTFHLEIAPNRTDSTFSAKALIIRVQNDSFSAKFDELDQSQKSEMWKLLIAHHQS encoded by the coding sequence TTGGATAAACTCTACACCGATGTACGCTTTCTCGTTGCCGATTTGTCTCCAGGTTTTGGCGTCATATCCGATCTGGCGGAGTATGATTTCAGCCTTCCCGAAGTAGCCCCGTATAAAAAGATTACCAACTATCTGCTCACCAATGGACTTGGCGAGGTGGTCCAAGTCATTCGAGGGGACAGCCTGCTCTATGACCAGGCTGAGAGACATTCGTTGCAGGAATTCGGCCTGAGGCCGATTTTTGCCAAGACGAACAGAGAGGCTGATGAAAAGCTGACGGCCAATGCTCAACGAAAACGTATTCGTTTTTATACCAACAATGTTGCCATTAGGTATGCATCACAGGATAAAGTCGGCACAGGCAGCCTGAGAGATATTTCGACAGGGGGATGCTCTGTCGAAATGGCCACGCTCCCTGTTGCCGTGGGGGACACTTTTCATCTCGAGATAGCTCCAAATCGTACCGATTCGACATTTTCCGCAAAAGCCCTGATCATACGCGTCCAAAACGATTCCTTTTCAGCAAAGTTTGATGAGTTGGATCAGTCTCAGAAAAGCGAAATGTGGAAACTCCTCATTGCCCACCACCAAAGCTGA